One window from the genome of Balaenoptera musculus isolate JJ_BM4_2016_0621 chromosome 3, mBalMus1.pri.v3, whole genome shotgun sequence encodes:
- the LOC118893053 gene encoding translation initiation factor IF-2-like, protein MPHPPSEPDRRGKSLWAEEVLSKQRNAAWNPGDWGGEEGGGGAAEAVRPPVSPPVSPEELPPPPARAAVPEKREEAALGGCFPVHFCRPRRRRRAPAPLPLLAAAHSAPSPACALSRIPSRPKCPETRRALGTCPAAVRRASRAGRCRPALALLQPRERRSRPARRRRAGELELAPAAALPRSRARPGGAPARGGGHTGEVDLANTPLKFPGSLKDRYG, encoded by the exons ATGCCCCACCCCCCGTCAGAGCCTGACCGCCGGGGGAAAAGCCTCTGGGCGGAGGAGGTGctttcaaaacaaagaaatgcGGCGTGGAACCCGGGGGACTGGGGTGGTGAGGAAGGCGGAGGAGGTGCGGCTGAGGCCGTCCGGCCGCCCGTTTCCCCTCCAGTCAGCCCGGAggagctccccccacccccagcccgggCTGCGGTGccggagaagagggaggaggctgCGTTAGGCGGCTGTTTTCCAGTTCACTTTTGCAGACCAAGGCGGAGAAGAAGAGCACCAGCTCCGCTGCCCCTCTTGGCTGCGGCGCACTCAGCCCCGAGCCCCGCGTGCGCTCTGTCTCGGATACCGAGCCGGCCAAAGTGTCCGGAAACGCGCAGAGCGCTCGGAACCTGTCCCGCAGCTGTGCGACGCGCGTCTCGAGCTGGCCGCTGCCGCCCCGCCCTCGCGCTCCTTCAGCCCCGCGAGCGGAGAAGCCGGCCCGCCCGCCGGCGCCGAGCTGGGGAACTTGAACTAGCCCCAGCGGCCGCTCTGCCGAGATCCCGCGCCAGGCCCGGGGGTGCTCCGGCTCGGGGTGGAGGGCACACCGGGGAAGTGGATTTAGCAAACACACCTTT AAAGTTTCCAGGTTCCCTGAAGGACCGATATGGGTGA